A part of Geothrix oryzae genomic DNA contains:
- a CDS encoding DNA-3-methyladenine glycosylase encodes MKLQGPVELAARALLGQRLVREGVTLRITEVEAYGGPEDSASHARHGRTGRNAPMWGPPGRAYLYFCYGMHWMLNVVTGPEGEPSAVLIRGAEVLEGVETVLARRRAAQATAQLCAGPGKVAQALGLDGTFGGHDLLAPGGLELRAGPPPARLLAGPRLGIAFATPGDQARPWRFADADSRAVLQRKALHPG; translated from the coding sequence ATGAAACTCCAGGGCCCCGTGGAGCTTGCGGCCCGCGCCCTGCTGGGCCAACGGCTGGTGCGCGAGGGCGTCACGCTCCGCATCACGGAAGTCGAGGCCTACGGCGGGCCGGAGGACAGCGCCAGCCACGCGCGCCACGGCCGCACGGGCCGCAACGCCCCCATGTGGGGCCCGCCGGGGCGCGCCTACCTCTACTTCTGCTACGGCATGCACTGGATGCTGAATGTGGTGACCGGACCCGAAGGCGAGCCCTCCGCCGTACTCATCCGCGGCGCGGAAGTCCTCGAAGGAGTGGAGACGGTGCTGGCGCGGCGGCGCGCCGCCCAGGCCACGGCCCAGCTCTGCGCGGGGCCCGGCAAGGTCGCCCAGGCCCTGGGCCTCGACGGAACCTTCGGCGGCCACGACCTGCTGGCCCCCGGCGGTCTGGAGCTGCGGGCGGGGCCGCCGCCGGCCCGGCTGCTCGCCGGGCCCCGCCTCGGCATCGCCTTCGCCACCCCCGGGGACCAGGCCCGCCCCTGGCGCTTCGCCGACGCGGACAGCCGGGCCGTTCTCCAGCGGAAGGCCCTCCATCCCGGCTAA
- a CDS encoding response regulator: MTAPAPLVLLVEDEPQMRRFLRVALEGGGYRYLEAGTAREGLEQTARHQPQVILLDLGLPDLDGLEVLARLREWSRIPVIVISARGQEADKVKALDLGADDYLTKPFGTSELLARVRVALRHTDPTSQSDPVFVLDRWRVDLGKRQVWVAGEEIHLTPLEYKLFTTLIRHAGKVVTQRQLLKEVWGGVAAAQPLYLRVYMTQLRHKLEVDPSRPTYLQTEPGVGYRLRTDE, from the coding sequence ATGACCGCTCCGGCCCCGCTTGTCCTGCTCGTGGAGGACGAACCTCAGATGCGGCGGTTCCTCCGGGTCGCGCTTGAGGGCGGTGGCTACCGTTACCTTGAGGCCGGCACGGCAAGGGAGGGGCTTGAGCAGACGGCCCGGCACCAGCCCCAGGTCATCTTGCTGGACCTCGGCCTACCCGACCTGGATGGACTGGAAGTGCTGGCCCGCTTGCGCGAGTGGAGCCGGATTCCTGTGATCGTCATATCGGCCCGGGGTCAGGAGGCCGACAAGGTGAAGGCCCTGGACCTGGGTGCGGATGATTACCTCACCAAGCCATTCGGCACCAGCGAGTTGCTGGCCCGGGTCCGGGTGGCCCTGCGCCACACCGACCCGACCTCCCAGTCAGATCCGGTGTTCGTGCTGGATCGTTGGCGCGTCGACTTGGGCAAGCGCCAGGTTTGGGTCGCGGGAGAGGAGATCCACCTGACGCCCTTGGAGTACAAACTCTTCACGACCCTGATCCGCCACGCGGGCAAGGTGGTCACCCAGCGGCAGCTGCTGAAGGAAGTCTGGGGTGGTGTCGCTGCGGCCCAACCGCTCTACCTGCGCGTCTACATGACCCAACTGCGGCACAAACTGGAAGTCGATCCGTCCAGACCGACCTATCTCCAGACCGAACCGGGCGTCGGCTATCGCCTGCGGACCGACGAATAG
- a CDS encoding DUF4056 domain-containing protein → MSIQLALLKKVRCRFLCKDSGGPVAGIVASLAIGVGDVSNRILVPLGTLCSDAAGYVSFDLKGLIARGITTADQLILTSPQLPNGEVSLLDTLFGGKSDGGEASLSPRISAISMVGLGAVGTNGDGGAATPNLCLVFPVQVPRKPCPGDQPGESSCSRSTLPAIQSPDACDYQASPFSFVTPVASSLGDGCCETMVPATLPIQEHRFFKVIVRREANEGDLGLVEDLGNIREVSVTDALITHTPKLKFAEVLEFQQQWLSLGHSLGEIKYSLALAPGEATQIAVIDWSRQDSISRTDSVLSGEYMDHSIKRDRSIEETIDSALKESQGGSSFMAGTSGQATIPLAYVTMSFNHAIGYGVSNSWGNRDLEADSLQDLHDKIRQQSGYTRSLNSTVVVQASQAEQNVLQTRKVANHNHCHALTIQYYEVLRHYKIRTLFTGRKKALLVPFKPFPFTWELALQFRSILEPVLIDPALKPCFDAIYRLKAVPSVYDTPPGDGGTGKPPAPTPPPTPAPLTKKVTVFTYYPSGVGSQVEVKKDDKIRISATGEAFTGGFVTYGPDGHADTATADFMAPGLRKFSLICKVGRQGTWQQAGAFAEVVADGDGELIFNMNDIKNDYDNNRPLDHSEQKDRWEVSITYPSHAIVTPDPGPPADPNANPNGSGGAALAHAPSLVEDSLCLTKLLTHLNGNLGYYNGCVWALQNPIERRIRLEAALSEHPDLLDALDDIPLAISGNYVAFAYDGPFLNWEPSRATDPALPLEDIVTLPTRGVFAEAQLGHCNACEERDPTRMWDWKEMTIETPPDIGGITPGPKGQAASITPSQLPGNVIQITQPPSAPDPTGLAAALKVLGTPDIFRNMSGLDEVSKLLETLSKESSEANIKAMALQAKEKLDNAKGGSGSGGAGAGGSSSGGGSGSSREPASEPDAAKQVDRLKALEYGKSKGLISDEAASNAAEGVVGGGPGGILGAVQQMILGTVPVVKRAQVTFSNPGRRPCCALGQWKLGASGALDPTRLGGHRHGSGLALGGPTGYVYTKTSGLIDLGHIRDLADMTLFIYEAFLTGATLLELYEGTASVFALPADPASALDLAGAIAFVESWAHELTTWPDESSFSPEDLCSNIIGVECAKRAVRAGGSFDAAMDTIVDSLVNGDLKAVPMADTDSVLTKIDGDWFNATLLPPSLTLLRRNFDGTPWPAGMPFDTPVSFAWLNPASFEPLYSEFTYKIRNAVDGKLGVTLVSMKAETAAIRAKFILANPGKDTY, encoded by the coding sequence ATGTCGATTCAACTCGCCCTGCTCAAAAAAGTCCGCTGTCGCTTCCTCTGCAAAGATTCCGGTGGCCCGGTGGCCGGAATCGTCGCCTCCCTGGCCATCGGCGTGGGCGATGTGTCCAATCGCATCCTCGTTCCGCTCGGAACACTGTGCTCGGATGCCGCCGGCTATGTCTCGTTTGACTTGAAGGGCTTGATCGCCCGGGGCATAACGACAGCTGACCAGTTGATCCTCACGAGCCCCCAGCTGCCCAACGGCGAAGTCAGCCTCCTGGACACCCTGTTCGGCGGCAAGTCCGACGGTGGCGAGGCCTCCCTGTCACCCCGCATCAGCGCCATCAGCATGGTCGGCCTCGGGGCAGTCGGCACCAATGGCGATGGTGGTGCCGCCACTCCGAATCTCTGCCTCGTCTTTCCCGTCCAGGTCCCCCGGAAGCCGTGCCCAGGTGACCAGCCCGGAGAAAGTTCCTGCTCTCGTTCGACCCTGCCCGCCATCCAGTCGCCGGACGCCTGTGACTACCAGGCTTCGCCCTTTTCCTTCGTCACACCCGTTGCGTCGAGCCTGGGCGATGGTTGTTGTGAAACCATGGTTCCGGCCACGCTCCCCATTCAGGAACACAGGTTCTTCAAAGTGATCGTTCGCCGGGAGGCCAACGAGGGGGACCTCGGCCTCGTAGAGGACCTCGGCAACATCCGGGAGGTCAGCGTCACCGATGCGCTGATCACACATACCCCGAAGCTGAAATTTGCCGAGGTCCTCGAGTTCCAGCAGCAGTGGCTGTCCTTAGGGCATTCGCTTGGGGAGATCAAGTACAGCCTTGCGCTCGCGCCCGGGGAGGCGACCCAGATCGCGGTGATCGACTGGTCCAGGCAGGACAGCATCTCCCGGACAGACTCGGTTCTGTCCGGCGAGTACATGGATCACTCCATCAAGCGGGATCGATCCATCGAGGAGACCATCGATTCCGCCCTTAAGGAGTCACAGGGTGGCAGCTCCTTCATGGCTGGCACCTCGGGGCAGGCGACCATTCCCCTGGCTTATGTCACCATGAGCTTCAACCACGCGATCGGCTATGGCGTCAGCAACAGCTGGGGCAATCGGGACCTCGAGGCCGATTCCCTGCAGGATCTCCACGACAAGATCCGCCAGCAAAGCGGGTACACCCGCAGCCTGAACAGCACCGTCGTCGTGCAGGCCTCGCAGGCGGAACAGAATGTCCTGCAAACGAGGAAGGTCGCCAACCACAACCACTGCCACGCCCTGACGATCCAGTACTACGAAGTGCTCCGGCACTACAAGATCCGCACCTTGTTCACCGGCAGGAAGAAGGCCCTGCTCGTTCCCTTCAAGCCCTTCCCCTTCACCTGGGAACTCGCCCTCCAGTTCCGCTCCATCCTCGAACCGGTCCTGATCGACCCAGCCCTGAAGCCCTGCTTCGATGCCATTTATCGCCTGAAAGCCGTCCCCTCGGTGTATGACACCCCGCCAGGAGATGGTGGAACCGGGAAGCCCCCGGCCCCCACGCCTCCACCCACCCCGGCCCCGCTGACCAAGAAGGTGACCGTGTTCACCTACTACCCCAGCGGGGTGGGCTCTCAAGTGGAGGTCAAGAAGGATGACAAGATCCGGATCTCGGCCACGGGCGAGGCCTTCACCGGCGGCTTTGTCACCTACGGCCCAGATGGGCATGCGGATACCGCCACCGCGGACTTCATGGCGCCGGGCCTCCGGAAGTTCTCCCTCATCTGCAAAGTAGGTAGACAGGGCACCTGGCAGCAGGCCGGGGCGTTTGCCGAAGTCGTGGCCGACGGGGATGGTGAGCTCATCTTCAATATGAACGACATCAAGAACGACTACGACAACAACCGTCCCCTCGACCACAGCGAGCAGAAGGATCGATGGGAGGTCAGCATCACCTATCCGTCCCACGCAATCGTCACCCCCGACCCCGGTCCCCCGGCCGATCCCAATGCCAATCCCAATGGGAGCGGGGGGGCAGCCCTCGCCCATGCTCCAAGCCTTGTCGAAGATTCATTGTGCCTGACCAAGCTGCTCACCCACCTGAACGGCAATCTCGGCTACTACAACGGTTGTGTCTGGGCACTCCAGAATCCGATCGAACGGCGCATCCGGCTGGAAGCAGCCTTGTCGGAGCATCCGGACCTGCTGGATGCCCTGGATGACATCCCCTTGGCCATTTCGGGCAATTATGTGGCCTTCGCCTACGATGGGCCATTCCTCAACTGGGAGCCCAGCCGGGCCACGGATCCAGCGCTTCCTCTCGAAGACATCGTCACTTTGCCGACGCGGGGCGTCTTCGCCGAGGCACAACTGGGCCACTGCAATGCCTGCGAGGAACGGGACCCCACCCGCATGTGGGACTGGAAGGAAATGACCATCGAAACCCCGCCGGACATCGGTGGCATCACCCCTGGCCCCAAGGGCCAGGCTGCTTCCATCACCCCCAGCCAGCTGCCAGGCAATGTCATCCAGATCACACAGCCACCCTCGGCCCCGGACCCGACCGGATTGGCCGCAGCACTGAAGGTGCTCGGCACCCCCGACATCTTCCGCAATATGTCAGGCCTCGATGAAGTGTCCAAGCTGCTGGAAACCCTTTCCAAGGAATCGTCCGAGGCCAACATCAAGGCCATGGCCTTGCAGGCCAAAGAGAAATTGGACAACGCCAAGGGCGGCTCTGGCAGCGGTGGCGCCGGAGCCGGGGGTTCCAGCAGCGGCGGCGGTTCGGGCAGCAGCCGTGAGCCGGCCAGCGAACCGGATGCCGCGAAGCAGGTTGATCGCCTCAAGGCCCTCGAATACGGCAAGAGCAAAGGGTTGATCAGCGATGAAGCCGCCTCCAACGCTGCGGAAGGGGTTGTCGGCGGAGGGCCCGGCGGCATCCTCGGGGCCGTACAGCAGATGATCCTCGGCACCGTTCCGGTGGTGAAACGGGCGCAGGTGACTTTCTCGAATCCGGGGCGGCGGCCCTGCTGTGCACTCGGACAGTGGAAGCTCGGGGCCTCTGGCGCACTGGACCCAACCCGACTGGGTGGGCATAGGCATGGCAGTGGCTTGGCTCTGGGCGGCCCCACCGGATATGTCTATACCAAGACCTCCGGCTTGATCGACCTCGGCCACATCCGGGATCTGGCCGATATGACGCTGTTCATCTACGAGGCCTTCCTGACGGGCGCCACCCTCCTGGAGCTATACGAGGGGACAGCCTCCGTCTTCGCCCTGCCTGCCGACCCGGCCTCCGCCCTGGACCTCGCCGGGGCCATTGCCTTCGTCGAGTCCTGGGCCCACGAACTCACCACCTGGCCAGATGAATCGTCCTTCTCCCCCGAGGATCTCTGCTCCAACATCATCGGCGTCGAATGCGCCAAGCGGGCGGTCCGCGCAGGAGGTTCCTTCGATGCGGCAATGGATACGATCGTGGATAGCTTGGTCAACGGCGATCTCAAGGCGGTACCGATGGCCGATACCGATTCAGTGTTGACCAAGATTGACGGGGACTGGTTCAACGCGACGCTGCTACCACCAAGCCTCACCCTGCTGCGGAGAAACTTCGACGGCACGCCCTGGCCGGCGGGCATGCCTTTTGACACACCCGTTTCCTTTGCATGGCTCAACCCCGCCAGCTTCGAGCCTCTGTATTCCGAATTCACCTATAAGATTCGCAATGCCGTGGACGGCAAGCTGGGTGTGACCCTGGTTAGCATGAAGGCCGAAACCGCTGCCATCAGGGCCAAATTCATCCTTGCCAACCCCGGCAAAGACACTTACTGA
- a CDS encoding tautomerase family protein produces the protein MPYVNIRITREGATSEQKARLIQGATQLLVEVLGKNPQTTVVVIDEVDTDNWGIGGESVTVRRKRGQ, from the coding sequence ATGCCCTATGTGAACATCCGCATCACCCGCGAAGGCGCCACTTCCGAGCAGAAGGCCCGGCTCATCCAGGGCGCCACCCAGCTCCTGGTGGAGGTGCTCGGCAAGAACCCCCAGACCACCGTGGTGGTCATCGACGAGGTGGACACCGACAACTGGGGCATCGGCGGAGAGTCCGTCACCGTGCGCCGGAAGCGGGGGCAGTAG
- a CDS encoding sensor histidine kinase: MSEPRRPDPDQLLRQVQEAEVIQQRAKLKVFFGAAPGVGKTYAMLSEAQERRAEGADVVIGVVETHGRSETAALIEGLEVLPRKELAYSGQFLPEFDLEAALARRPSLILMDELAHTNVMGSRHAKRWQDVLELLDAGIDVYTTMNVQHLESLRDVVAQITGIIVRENVPDTILERADEIELVDLSPDDLLVRLKEGKVYLPDQARHARDHFFRKGNLLALRELALRHTAENVDVQMRRYMESEGIRKTWAAGERLLVCVGPDGLSERLIRATRRMAGALGASWVALYVESHRHLRFSEEERSQVEANLRLAEKLGGETVVLEGCGRPDEDILTFARDRNITKIVVGKPTRSRWLDLLTGSPVDDLIRTSGDIDIYVITGEAAASNSKPGLRAHITSPLRNYLLSVLAVAVSTALAGLVFRRAELADIVMVYLLGILIVATRFGRGPSLLASLLSVAAFDFIFIPPYFTFVVSDFRHVGTFSVMLLVGVVIGNLTERIKAQARLARSREQRTQALYRLGQELAQSASSTALVATAIQTVANQFHSHAVVLLPEPSGTLAALVHSQGFPLSGQEHGVAQWVFEHGEPAGLGTLTLPGARATYLPLRGTRGTLGVMGVLPDGAPQWSEPDQHQLLEAFANQTALALERAILAEQSHADRRRADEERLRNALLSSVSHDLRTPLGVITGAVSTALETPDLPESTRRDLLTTAQEEAQRLHRLVSNLLDITRLESGALDLQTEWIPVEELIGAVLNRRELGSDAARVRIHLPEAPPFVSMDPVLMEQVLMNLLDNAMKYSPAGSPVDIKVWTTQHTLTISVTDQGPGIAEGEAERIFEKLARGEAAASRPGAGLGLAICRGIVTAHGGRIQAVNHPQGGAQFLVTLPLGAPPSLPEEGS; encoded by the coding sequence ATGTCTGAACCCCGCCGGCCCGACCCCGATCAGCTGCTCCGACAGGTGCAGGAGGCGGAGGTCATCCAGCAGCGTGCCAAGCTGAAGGTGTTCTTCGGGGCGGCGCCGGGTGTCGGTAAGACCTACGCCATGCTCTCCGAGGCCCAGGAGCGCCGGGCGGAAGGGGCGGATGTGGTCATCGGTGTGGTGGAAACGCACGGCCGCAGCGAGACGGCCGCCCTGATCGAGGGGCTCGAGGTGCTTCCCCGGAAGGAGCTCGCGTATTCCGGCCAGTTCCTTCCGGAGTTCGATCTGGAGGCGGCTCTGGCGCGAAGGCCGAGTCTGATCCTCATGGACGAGTTGGCCCACACCAATGTGATGGGCTCCCGCCACGCGAAACGATGGCAGGATGTGCTCGAGCTGTTGGACGCGGGCATCGATGTCTACACCACCATGAATGTGCAGCACTTGGAGAGCCTCAGGGATGTGGTGGCTCAGATCACGGGGATCATCGTCCGCGAGAATGTCCCCGATACGATTCTCGAACGGGCCGACGAGATCGAACTGGTGGATCTGTCTCCGGATGATCTGCTGGTTCGTCTCAAGGAGGGGAAGGTCTACCTGCCCGACCAGGCCCGACACGCGAGGGATCACTTCTTCCGGAAAGGGAACCTCCTGGCGCTTCGGGAACTTGCCCTTCGCCACACCGCGGAGAATGTGGATGTCCAGATGCGACGCTACATGGAATCCGAGGGCATCCGGAAGACCTGGGCCGCCGGTGAACGGCTGCTGGTCTGCGTCGGCCCCGACGGTCTCTCCGAGCGGCTGATCCGCGCCACTCGCCGAATGGCAGGCGCTCTTGGAGCCTCCTGGGTCGCCCTTTATGTGGAATCGCACCGACACCTCCGGTTCAGCGAGGAGGAACGCAGCCAGGTGGAGGCCAACCTGAGGCTGGCGGAGAAGCTCGGAGGCGAAACGGTCGTTCTCGAAGGCTGCGGACGGCCGGACGAAGACATTCTGACCTTCGCCCGAGATCGCAACATCACCAAGATCGTGGTGGGTAAGCCGACCCGGTCCCGCTGGCTCGATCTACTGACAGGCTCCCCCGTGGATGACCTGATCCGGACCAGCGGCGACATCGACATCTATGTCATCACGGGCGAAGCCGCAGCCTCCAATTCCAAACCAGGCCTGCGGGCCCACATCACCAGCCCGCTGCGAAACTATCTGTTGAGCGTCCTGGCGGTCGCCGTGTCGACCGCCCTCGCGGGGCTCGTCTTCCGTCGCGCGGAACTGGCCGACATCGTGATGGTCTACCTGCTGGGGATCCTCATCGTGGCGACCCGGTTCGGTCGAGGACCGTCGTTGCTCGCCTCTCTGCTGAGCGTGGCCGCCTTCGACTTCATCTTCATCCCACCATATTTCACATTCGTTGTTTCTGATTTCCGCCATGTGGGGACCTTCTCCGTGATGCTGCTGGTGGGAGTGGTCATCGGAAACCTCACCGAGCGGATCAAGGCCCAGGCTCGCCTGGCCCGAAGCCGCGAACAGCGCACCCAGGCCCTCTACCGTCTAGGGCAGGAGCTGGCCCAGAGCGCCAGTTCCACTGCCCTCGTGGCGACCGCCATCCAGACCGTGGCAAACCAGTTCCATAGCCATGCGGTGGTCCTCCTGCCGGAGCCCAGCGGAACCTTGGCTGCCCTCGTTCACTCCCAGGGATTTCCACTGAGCGGCCAGGAACATGGGGTGGCCCAGTGGGTTTTTGAACATGGGGAGCCCGCAGGCCTCGGGACGCTGACGCTGCCCGGTGCCCGCGCCACATACCTACCCCTTCGGGGCACCCGCGGCACCCTAGGGGTGATGGGCGTTCTGCCCGATGGCGCCCCCCAGTGGAGCGAGCCGGATCAGCACCAGCTGTTGGAAGCCTTCGCCAACCAGACGGCCCTGGCCCTGGAGCGCGCCATTTTGGCCGAACAGAGCCATGCGGATCGCCGGCGCGCCGACGAGGAACGCTTGAGAAACGCGTTGCTCAGCTCCGTCTCGCATGATCTGCGGACCCCGCTCGGCGTCATCACGGGTGCCGTTAGTACCGCCCTGGAGACCCCCGACCTGCCGGAATCCACCCGCCGGGACCTGCTGACCACGGCCCAGGAGGAGGCCCAGCGCCTGCACCGGCTGGTCAGCAACCTCCTCGACATCACTCGCCTGGAATCGGGAGCGCTCGACCTTCAAACGGAATGGATCCCCGTGGAGGAGTTGATCGGGGCCGTGCTCAACCGCCGGGAATTGGGGTCAGATGCCGCCCGTGTCAGGATTCACCTTCCGGAGGCTCCGCCTTTCGTGTCCATGGACCCGGTCCTCATGGAACAGGTGCTCATGAACCTGCTGGACAATGCCATGAAGTATTCCCCGGCCGGATCTCCCGTGGACATTAAGGTTTGGACGACCCAGCACACCCTCACCATCTCGGTGACGGATCAAGGGCCAGGCATCGCCGAAGGTGAAGCGGAACGGATCTTCGAGAAGCTGGCCCGGGGCGAAGCCGCCGCCAGCCGCCCCGGTGCCGGCCTCGGTTTGGCCATCTGCAGAGGTATCGTGACGGCCCATGGAGGGCGCATTCAGGCGGTCAACCACCCTCAAGGTGGGGCCCAGTTCCTGGTCACTTTGCCCCTGGGAGCGCCCCCATCCCTGCCGGAGGAAGGTTCATGA
- a CDS encoding 23S rRNA (pseudouridine(1915)-N(3))-methyltransferase RlmH, giving the protein MYPISLIAFGRLRLDPCRDLERHYLDMLRPYARLEVTELTEGKGDPARQLREEAERLRPKLKAVKCPVLLTPEGKLRDSEALAKWLGERMDRGDSLAFALGSSHGFDPGLKAEIREQLSLSPLTFPHELSRVMLLEQLYRAFTILRGKEYHK; this is encoded by the coding sequence ATGTATCCCATCTCCCTCATTGCTTTCGGACGCCTGCGCCTGGATCCCTGCCGGGATCTGGAGCGTCACTACCTCGACATGCTCCGGCCCTATGCGCGGCTGGAGGTGACGGAACTGACCGAGGGTAAGGGGGATCCGGCCCGCCAGCTGCGGGAGGAGGCCGAGCGCCTCCGGCCGAAGCTGAAGGCCGTGAAATGCCCGGTGCTCCTCACGCCGGAGGGAAAACTCCGGGACAGCGAGGCCCTGGCCAAGTGGCTGGGCGAGCGCATGGACCGGGGCGACAGCCTGGCCTTTGCCCTGGGCAGCAGCCACGGCTTCGATCCCGGCTTGAAGGCGGAGATCCGGGAGCAGCTGAGCCTGTCGCCCCTGACCTTCCCCCACGAACTGAGCCGGGTGATGCTCCTGGAGCAGCTCTACCGGGCGTTCACCATCCTCCGGGGCAAGGAATATCACAAGTAA
- a CDS encoding YcxB family protein, whose protein sequence is MQITAHYTLTPAEALRGTRAFKLLWYAVSVISGLVLILLGLAGTQAPGGQRGFSIFMMLNGLLFVVLPEAVLRWARLRRGAQAYTPMEVRLDDDGLTLSTDSAEGSLPWAAFADIQRRSGFWIFRISRSQAVLVPERALEAPAGQELEAFLRERKLLKR, encoded by the coding sequence ATGCAGATCACGGCCCACTACACCCTGACCCCCGCTGAGGCCCTGCGGGGCACCCGGGCCTTCAAGCTCCTCTGGTACGCCGTGTCCGTGATCTCCGGACTCGTGCTGATCCTGCTGGGCCTGGCGGGCACCCAGGCCCCCGGGGGGCAGCGGGGATTCAGCATCTTCATGATGCTCAACGGCCTCCTCTTCGTCGTCCTGCCCGAAGCCGTCCTCCGCTGGGCCCGGCTGCGCCGGGGCGCCCAGGCCTACACGCCCATGGAAGTGAGGCTCGACGACGACGGCCTCACCCTGAGTACGGACTCCGCCGAGGGCAGCCTCCCCTGGGCCGCCTTCGCGGACATCCAGCGGCGCAGCGGATTCTGGATCTTCCGCATCAGCCGGTCTCAGGCCGTCCTGGTGCCCGAGCGGGCCCTGGAGGCCCCCGCGGGCCAGGAGCTGGAGGCCTTCCTGCGGGAGCGGAAGCTGCTGAAGCGATGA
- a CDS encoding Glu/Leu/Phe/Val family dehydrogenase, producing MTGAMNLFDSVSRQFDEAADILGLSQDIRELLKIPYREITVAMPIRMDDGTLKVFKGYRVQHNGVRGPQKGGLRFHPDLDLDEVRALASLMTWKTAVVNIPFGGAKGGIQCDPAKMSQHELEMLTRRYISKLSMVLGPTRDVPAPDLNTNAQTMAWVLDEYGRKNGYQPACVTGKPIELGGSQGREAATGKGVALCTREAWTKVLGKELKGARVALQGFGNVGGFAATFLGEMGARVVAVADRGGAVRRTEGLEVTALSDHARRHQGTVAGFPGGEAFDPAEIWAQPCDILIPAALSGVLTQATAPAVTARLIVEGASAPTTPEADRIFRDKGILLLPDILANAGGVIVSYFEWVQNLQQLFWTEAEVFEKEEKILLQSFQDVQERVRQHGCTWRVGALVLALGRVTKANSLRGW from the coding sequence ATGACCGGGGCCATGAACCTCTTCGACAGTGTCAGCCGGCAGTTCGATGAGGCCGCCGACATCCTGGGGCTCTCCCAGGACATCCGGGAGCTCCTCAAGATCCCCTACCGGGAGATCACCGTCGCCATGCCCATCCGCATGGACGATGGCACCCTGAAGGTCTTCAAGGGCTACCGCGTGCAGCACAACGGGGTGCGCGGCCCCCAGAAGGGCGGGCTCCGCTTCCACCCGGACCTGGACCTGGACGAGGTGCGCGCCCTGGCCAGCCTCATGACCTGGAAGACCGCCGTGGTGAACATCCCCTTCGGCGGCGCCAAGGGCGGCATCCAGTGCGACCCCGCGAAGATGTCCCAGCATGAATTGGAGATGCTCACCCGCCGCTACATCTCCAAGCTCTCCATGGTGCTGGGCCCCACGCGCGATGTGCCGGCCCCGGATCTGAACACCAACGCCCAGACCATGGCCTGGGTACTGGACGAATACGGCCGCAAGAACGGCTACCAGCCCGCCTGCGTCACCGGCAAGCCCATCGAGCTGGGGGGCAGCCAGGGCCGCGAGGCGGCCACCGGGAAGGGCGTGGCCCTCTGCACCCGGGAGGCCTGGACGAAGGTGCTGGGCAAGGAGCTGAAAGGGGCCCGGGTGGCCCTCCAGGGCTTCGGCAATGTGGGGGGGTTCGCGGCGACATTCCTGGGTGAGATGGGGGCCCGGGTGGTGGCCGTGGCCGATCGCGGGGGCGCCGTCCGGCGGACCGAAGGCCTGGAGGTGACCGCCCTCTCGGACCACGCGCGGCGCCACCAGGGCACCGTGGCGGGATTTCCCGGCGGCGAGGCCTTCGATCCGGCGGAGATCTGGGCCCAGCCCTGCGACATCCTCATCCCCGCGGCCCTGAGCGGTGTGCTGACCCAGGCCACGGCGCCGGCCGTGACGGCCCGGCTGATCGTGGAGGGCGCCAGCGCCCCCACCACCCCGGAGGCCGACCGGATCTTCCGGGACAAGGGCATCCTCCTGCTCCCCGACATCCTCGCCAACGCCGGCGGAGTCATCGTCTCCTACTTCGAATGGGTGCAGAACCTCCAGCAGCTCTTCTGGACCGAGGCCGAGGTCTTCGAGAAGGAGGAGAAGATCCTGCTCCAGTCCTTCCAGGATGTGCAGGAGCGGGTCCGGCAGCACGGCTGCACCTGGCGCGTGGGCGCCCTGGTCCTGGCCCTGGGGCGCGTGACGAAGGCCAACTCTTTGCGTGGCTGGTAG